One genomic segment of Gasterosteus aculeatus chromosome 6, fGasAcu3.hap1.1, whole genome shotgun sequence includes these proteins:
- the LOC144409467 gene encoding protocadherin-15-like: protein MTLHLFSSLFFFFFTSTFHWGRVKKSVIEEADRHRILSTLSCRAIASRGNGALHVDLPKSESNVTFLSDRNPLTTHNPVYDDSSPEVSPRGGSPSEKRFSFSPPRSAGSDCVRSMPARVQGGPRGYETPRRRALMDPDDWELQLLSAAASGRRRPEGFDAFRLRSSTETKLSGRVRHSEQQAPPEQTRKHSGGFRGSFSSILVRDEDSDEVLELTSETLLSIMDYPYGTPFVGRDRPPSVVINQGDDSWPLASRRSTPPVHGKLSSSISSYATAQPCQITVEVIPDPPEIPAPPPPPPLRRHPPSPSTSPPSSPPSSPPSSPHIHKPQHSPHSSPPPVHKRVTPPPPPPLPPPPLPSLPLPPPPPPSPTNSNQSRPVGQFVPTFLPPASSLRPVSERKHPPPPPPLHSSQADAGKKELKGILKNIQNLADIERSVANLYSQVDKTSKVPRFNKKPQVTEESAANKMQSSDPWEEQSTPKTTNSSSAVQVNSTTSGNYAENGTSELDMAADIQQTSQLNSSSPNTAEHPSSQSTVF from the coding sequence ATGACTCTTCACCTGttttcaagtcttttttttttcttcttcacctctACTTTTCACTGGGGCAGGGTTAAAAAGTCGGTCATTGAGGAGGCCGACCGCCACAGGATTCTTAGCACCTTATCCTGTCGCGCCATTGCATCCCGCGGCAACGGAGCGTTGCATGTCGACCTGCCCAAGTCCGAGAGCAACGTGACCTTCCTCTCTGATCGCAACCCGCTCACCACTCACAACCCCGTGTACGATGACAGCAGCCCCGAGGTCTCCCCGCGGGGGGGGAGCCCGTCGGAGAAGcgcttctccttttctcctccccgCTCGGCGGGGTCGGACTGCGTCAGGTCAATGCCTGCCCGTGTTCAGGGAGGGCCGCGCGGTTACGAGACCCCGAGGAGACGAGCCCTTATGGACCCGGACGACTGGGAGCTCCAGCTTCTCAGCGCGGCCGCGAGCGGCAGGCGGAGGCCGGAGGGCTTCGACGCGTTTCGCCTGCGTAGCAGCACAGAGACCAAGTTGTCGGGACGGGTCAGGCATTCTGAGCAACAGGCCCCCCCGGAGCAAACCCGCAAGCACAGCGGTGGCTTCCggggctccttctcctccatccttGTCAGAGATGAAGACAGCGATGAAGTGCTGGAGCTGACCTCCGAAACGCTGCTCTCCATCATGGATTACCCCTATGGCACCCCTTTCGTTGGCAGGGATCGCCCGCCCAGCGTTGTCATTAATCAGGGAGACGACTCATGGCCCCTTGCTAGCCGGAGATCGACACCACCCGTCCACGGGAAGCTTAGCTCCAGCATCTCCAGCTACGCGACAGCTCAGCCGTGTCAGATCACCGTGGAGGTCATACCAGACCCGCCGGAAATTCCCGctccgcctccgccgccgccgctgcggcGGCATCCGCCTTCGCCGTCCACGTCCCCTCCCTCCAGTCCGCCGTCTtctcccccctcgtccccccacATTCATAAACCTCAGCATTCGCctcactcctcccctcctcccgtccATAAACGGGTTACGCCCCCGCCTCCACCGCCTCTCCCCCCACCGCCTCTCCCTTCCCTGCCCCTgcctcccccgcccccaccctcacccACTAACAGCAATCAGTCGCGCCCAGTCGGCCAGTTTGTTCCAACTTTTTTGCCGCCCGCCTCCTCGCTTCGCCCCGTGTCAGAGCGaaaacatcctcctcctcctcctcctcttcactcatCACAAGCTGATGCCGGGAAAAAGGAACTTAAAGGGATCCTGAAAAACATCCAGAATCTTGCCGACATAGAGAGATCTGTTGCCAATCTGTATAGCCAAGTAGACAAAACTAGCAAGGTGCCCAGGTTTAACAAGAAACCACAAGTGACTGAAGAATCAGCTGCTAACAAAATGCAAAGCTCTGATCCCTGGGAAGAGCAAAGCACGCCAAAAACAACCAACTCCAGCTCCGCAGTCCAAGTCAACTCAACAACAAGTGGGAACTATGCAGAAAATGGAACGAGTGAACTTGACATGGCAGCAGACATTCAGCAGACAAGCCAATTGAACTCCAGCAGCCCAAACACTGCTGAGCACCCGTCCTCCCAATCCACAGTGTTCtga